The Streptococcus mitis genomic sequence TGGCAAAAGCTGGAATCACTGGGGAGGAGTTGGATTTTATCATCCTAGCTACCATTACTCCAGATTCGATGATGCCCTCAACAGCTGCTCGTGTCCAAGCCAATATTGGTGCTAATAAGTCCTTTGCTTTTGACCTAACAGCAGCTTGCAGTGGATTTGTATTTGCTCTTTCAACTGCTGAAAAGTTTATCGCTTCTGGTCGCTTTCAAAAAGGATTGGTGATTGGTAGTGAGACCCTCTCTAAGGCAGTCGATTGGTCAGACCGATCAACAGCTGTTTTGTTTGGAGATGGTGCTGGTGGAGTTTTGCTAGAAGCTAGCGAGAAAGAGCATTTTCTGGCTGAGAGTCTCAATAGTGATGGGAGTCGTAGCGAGTGTCTGACCTATGGACATTCAGGGTTACATTCTCCATTTTCAGATCAAGAAAGTGCAGATTCATTTTTGAAGATGGATGGGCGTGCAGTCTTTGATTTTGCTATTCGAGATGTAGCCAAGTCTATCAAACAGACTATTGATGAGTCTCCTATAGAGGCGACAGACTTGGATTGTCTGCTACTTCATCAGGCTAATGACCGTATTTTGGATAAAATGGCTAGAAAAATCGGTGTCGACCGAGACAAACTTCCAGCCAATATGATGGAATATGGCAATACCAGTGCAGCCAGTATCCCGATTTTACTTTCAGAGTGTGTAGAACAAGGTCTCATCCGCTTAGATGGTAGCCAGACTGTTCTACTATCAGGCTTCGGTGGAGGCTTGACATGGGGCACGCTCATTCTTACAATTTAGGTAATCATGTGGTGAACACATTGTTATAAAAAAACTATTTATTTTAAAGGAGTCCTATCATGGCAGTATTTGAAAAAGTACAAGAAATTATCGTTGAAGAACTTGGGAAAGACGCATCAGAAGTAACACTTGAATCAACTTTTGATGATTTGGACGCAGATTCATTGGACTTGTTCCAAGTAATCTCAGAAATCGAAGATGCTTTTGATATCCAAATCGAAGCAAAAGATGACTTGAAAACAGTTGGTGACTTGGTTGCCTACGTTGAAGAGCAAACAAAATAAGCAGAATATAAGATAGAAGGAGTAGGGAAACCCGCTCCCTCTTGTTTAGGCAATAGTTTGATTGTCAAATTATGACGGTATCGAACTATTACGTAAGCAAGAAACGATGGAGGCACTATGAAAACGCGTATTACAGAATTATTGAACATTGATTATCCTATTTTCCAAGGAGGAATGGCCTGGGTCGCTGATGGTGATTTGGCAGGGGCTGTTTCCAAGGCTGGAGGACTAGGGATTATCGGTGGGGGGAATGCCCCGAAAGAAGTCGTCAAGGCAAATATTGACAAGATCAAATCGTTAACGGATAAACCTTTTGGTGTCAACATCATGCTCTTGTCTCCCTTTGTGGAAGATATTGTAGATCTCGTTATCGAGGAAGATGTTAAGGTAGTAACAACAGGCGCAGGAAATCCTGGTAAATACATGGAACGCTTCCATGAAGCTGGTATTACGGTTATTCCTGTTGTGCCAAGTGTTGCCCTAGCTAAACGCATGGAAAAAATCGGTGCGGATGCCGTTATTGCAGAAGGAATGGAGGCTGGGGGGCATATCGGTAAATTAACTACCATGACCTTGGTGCGTCAGGTTGCTGCTGCTGTATCTATTCCTGTTATTGCTGCAGGAGGGATTGCGGATGGTGAAGGTGCTGCTGCTGGATTTATGCTAGGTGCAGAGGCTGTTCAGGTTGGAACTCGCTTTGTCGTTGCCAAAGAGTCTAATGCCCATCCAAATTATAAGGCGAAAATTTTAAAAGCTAGAGATATTGATACTACAATTTCAGCTCAATACTTTGGACATGCTGTTCGTGCGATTAAAAATCAGTTGACTCGTGATTTTGAAAAAGCTGAGAAAGATGCCTTTAAACAAGAAAATCCCGATTTGGAAATTTTTGAACAAATGGGAGCAGGTGCTCTAGCTAAAGCGGTTGTTCACGGAGATGTGGATGGAGGCTCTGTCATGGCAGGTCAGATTGCAGGTCTTGTTTCCAAAGAAGAAACCGTTGAAGAAATACTAAAAGATTTGTATTACGGAGCAGCTAAGAAAATTCAAGAAGAAGCCTCTCGTTGGGCAGGAGTTGTAAGAAATGACTAAAACAGCCTTTTTATTTGCTGGTCAAGGTGCCCAGTATCTAGGTATGGGACGGGATCTCTATGATCACTACCCTATTGTCAAAGAGACGATTGATCAAGCGAGTCAGGTACTTGGTTATGATTTACGTCATCTCATTGATACGGAGGAAGAAAAACTCAATCAGACCCGCTATACGCAACCAGCTATTTTAGCAACTTCAGTTGCTATTTACCGTTTATTACAAGAAAAGGGCTATCAGCCTGATATGGTTGCTGGTTTGTCTCTTGGAGAATACTCTGCCTTGGTGGCCAGCGGTGCTTTGGATTTTGAAGATGCGGTAGCCCTGGTTGCTAAGCGTGGAGTCTATATGGAAGAAGCGGCTCCTGCTGGCTCTGGCAAGATGGTGGCAGTTCTTAATACACCAGTAGAGGTCATTGAGGAAGCCTGTCAAAAAGCTTCTGAACTTGGAGTGGTTACCCCAGCCAACTATAATACACCTGCACAAATCGTGATTGGTGGAGAAGTGGTTGCAGTCGATCGAGCTGTTGAACTCTTGCAAGAAGCAGGTGCCAAACGCTTGATTCCTCTCAAGGTTTCAGGACCTTTTCATACTGCTCTTCTTGAACCTGCTAGTCAGAAACTGGCTGAAACACTAGCTCAGGTAAGTTTTTCAGATTTTACTTGTCCCCTAGTCGGCAATACAGAAGCTACAATTATGCAAAAAGAAGACATTGCTCAACTCTTGACGCGTCAGGTCAAGGAACCAGTTCGTTTCTATGAAAGTATTGCAGTTATGAAAGAAGCAGGCGTAACCAACTTTATCGAGATTGGACCGGGGAAAGTCTTGTCAGGCTTTGTCAAAAAAATTGATAAGACAGCTAAACTAGCCAATGTTGAAGATCAGACTAGTTTGGAAACTTTGCTAGAAAACAAGTAATCCCTTCTCCCATAAATACAAAAGGAAACAGGAGAAAAGAATGCAACTAAAAAATAAAAATATCTTTATTACAGGTTCGAGTCGTGGAATTGGTCTTGCCATCGCCCACAAGTTTGCACAAGCAGGAGCCAATATCGTCTTAAACAGTCGTGGATCTATCTCAGAAGAATTGCTCGCTGAATTTGCAGACTATGGTGTCAAGGTGGTTCCTATTTCAGGAGATGTATCAGATTTTGCAGACGCTAAGTGTATGGTTGATCAAGCTATTGCAGAGCTGGGTTCAGTAGATGTTTTGATCAACAATGCAGGGATTACCCAAGATACCCTTATGCTCAAGATGACAGAAGCAGATTTTGAAAAAGTGCTCAAGGTTAACTTGACTGGTGCTTTTAACATGACACAATCAGTCTTGAAACCGATGATAAAAGCTAGAGAAGGTGCTATCATTAATATGTCTAGCGTAGTTGGTTTGATGGGAAATATCGGTCAAGCTAACTATGCAGCTTCTAAGGCTGGTTTGATTGGTTTTACCAAGTCTGTGGCGCGTGAAGTGGCCAATCGCAATATCAGGGTTAATGCTATTGCACCTGGAATGATTGAGTCCGATATGACAGCTGTTCTATCAGACAAGGTAAAAGATGCTATGCTGGCACAAATTCCTATGAAAGAATTTGGGCAGGCAGAGCAGGTTGCAGATTTAACAGTATTTTTAGCAGGCCAAGATTATCTAACTGGTCAAGTGGTTGCCATTGATGGTGGCTTAAGTATGTAGCAGAAGCTAGAGGTAAAAAAGATGAAACTAAATCGCGTAGTAGTAACAGGTTATGGAGTAACATCTCCAATCGGAAATACACCAGAAGAATTTTGGAATAGTTTGACAACTGGAAAAATCGGAATTGGTCCAATTACAAAATTTGATCATAGTGACTTTGATGTGCATAATGCAGCGGAAATACAAGATTTTCCTTTTGATAAATACTTTGTTAAGAAAGATACCAATCGT encodes the following:
- a CDS encoding beta-ketoacyl-ACP synthase III — protein: MAFAKISQVAHYVPEQVVTNHDLAQIMDTNDEWISSRTGIRQRHISRTESTSDLATEVAKKLMAKAGITGEELDFIILATITPDSMMPSTAARVQANIGANKSFAFDLTAACSGFVFALSTAEKFIASGRFQKGLVIGSETLSKAVDWSDRSTAVLFGDGAGGVLLEASEKEHFLAESLNSDGSRSECLTYGHSGLHSPFSDQESADSFLKMDGRAVFDFAIRDVAKSIKQTIDESPIEATDLDCLLLHQANDRILDKMARKIGVDRDKLPANMMEYGNTSAASIPILLSECVEQGLIRLDGSQTVLLSGFGGGLTWGTLILTI
- the fabD gene encoding ACP S-malonyltransferase, translating into MTKTAFLFAGQGAQYLGMGRDLYDHYPIVKETIDQASQVLGYDLRHLIDTEEEKLNQTRYTQPAILATSVAIYRLLQEKGYQPDMVAGLSLGEYSALVASGALDFEDAVALVAKRGVYMEEAAPAGSGKMVAVLNTPVEVIEEACQKASELGVVTPANYNTPAQIVIGGEVVAVDRAVELLQEAGAKRLIPLKVSGPFHTALLEPASQKLAETLAQVSFSDFTCPLVGNTEATIMQKEDIAQLLTRQVKEPVRFYESIAVMKEAGVTNFIEIGPGKVLSGFVKKIDKTAKLANVEDQTSLETLLENK
- a CDS encoding acyl carrier protein translates to MAVFEKVQEIIVEELGKDASEVTLESTFDDLDADSLDLFQVISEIEDAFDIQIEAKDDLKTVGDLVAYVEEQTK
- the fabG gene encoding 3-oxoacyl-[acyl-carrier-protein] reductase; protein product: MQLKNKNIFITGSSRGIGLAIAHKFAQAGANIVLNSRGSISEELLAEFADYGVKVVPISGDVSDFADAKCMVDQAIAELGSVDVLINNAGITQDTLMLKMTEADFEKVLKVNLTGAFNMTQSVLKPMIKAREGAIINMSSVVGLMGNIGQANYAASKAGLIGFTKSVAREVANRNIRVNAIAPGMIESDMTAVLSDKVKDAMLAQIPMKEFGQAEQVADLTVFLAGQDYLTGQVVAIDGGLSM
- the fabK gene encoding enoyl-[acyl-carrier-protein] reductase FabK translates to MKTRITELLNIDYPIFQGGMAWVADGDLAGAVSKAGGLGIIGGGNAPKEVVKANIDKIKSLTDKPFGVNIMLLSPFVEDIVDLVIEEDVKVVTTGAGNPGKYMERFHEAGITVIPVVPSVALAKRMEKIGADAVIAEGMEAGGHIGKLTTMTLVRQVAAAVSIPVIAAGGIADGEGAAAGFMLGAEAVQVGTRFVVAKESNAHPNYKAKILKARDIDTTISAQYFGHAVRAIKNQLTRDFEKAEKDAFKQENPDLEIFEQMGAGALAKAVVHGDVDGGSVMAGQIAGLVSKEETVEEILKDLYYGAAKKIQEEASRWAGVVRND